The segment GATTGGCAGTGTATGATGATGTCGAAGGCTGGCAAAACAAGCAGTTCCTGGGACAAGGAGAGTTTGCGTTGGAATTTGGTGATTACCAAGTCAACCTGACGGTACCATCTGACTTTATGGTAGCAGCGACAGGTACACTTCAGAATCCAAAGGAAGCTTTGACTCCAACTCAATTGAAGAGATTTGAAAAAGCAAAGAAGACTTTTGATGCACCAGTCGTGATCGTGACTCAGGAAGAGGCAACAGAAAACGAAAAATCTAGAGCAACTAGTAAGAAAACCTGGAGCTACAAAGCGGACAATGTAAGAGATTTTGCTTTTGCTACATCTAGAAAATTCATCTGGGATGCACAAGCTGTCAAATTGGGAGATAAAACTCCACTTGCGATGTCTTACTATCCAAAAGAAGGCAATCCACTTTGGGGAGATGAATCTACCAAAGCCGTGGTGAACACTTTGATCACCTATTCTAAACATACCGTAGAGTACCCATATCCAGTAGCTATTTCTGTTCATACAGCAGCAATCGGAATGGAATACCCAATGATCTGTTTCAACTACGGACGTCCTGACGAGAATGGTGAGTTTTCTGATCGATTGAAGTGGGGAATGATCGGTGTAATCATCCACGAGGTAGGACACAACTTCTTCCCTATGATCATCAACTCTGACGAGAGACAGTGGACTTGGATGGACGAAGGCTTGAACACTTTCGTACAGTCATTGACCGAAAAGGCATTTTATCCTGAGAAGCCTTTGCGAAGAGGTGAGGCGAAATTGATCGTGGATTACATGAAAGGTGACAAGATGTTCATCAGACCAATCATGACCAACTCAGAACAAATCATTCAGTTTGGCAACAATGCCTACGGGAAGCCTGCAGCGGCACTTAGTGTGCTGAGAGAAACCATCATGGGGCCAGAGTTGTTTGATTATGCATTCAAGACATACTCCGAAAGGTGGGCATTCAAGCATCCAAGTCCTGCAGATTTCTTCCGTACGATGGAGGATGCATCAGCAGTAGATTTGGATTGGTTCTGGAAAGGTTGGTTCTATAGTACAGATCACGTAGATGTGTCGTTGGACAAAGTGACATGGTACAAAATGGGCGTACCAGAAGAAGAGACTGTAGAAGACAAGCCTAAAAAGGGCAAGAAGGATAAAAAAGTATCAGAAGGAACAGCTACAGACGGCAAAGTATTGGACTTTGCCGAAGAAGCAGAAGTGTTTGAATTCAAAAATACTGAGGACAAAAACTACTTCGAGTTTATGAACAGGG is part of the Reichenbachiella agarivorans genome and harbors:
- a CDS encoding M1 family metallopeptidase, which produces MKRIVLFILALLPLVSQAQGVWEQKFEQLGTTLPTPNQYRTASGAPGVDYWQQKVDYVIDVELTDANHEINGSEVITYTNNSPDQLAYLWVQLDQNMRAKDSDTPLTEGTAMKSEMNGKSLQSLTNDFGYDGGFKIKYVKDAQDAGLKYTINKTMMRVDLPKPLKTGESVTFKIAWSYIVQDRLNMGGRSGYEYFPKDDNYLYTIAQWFPRLAVYDDVEGWQNKQFLGQGEFALEFGDYQVNLTVPSDFMVAATGTLQNPKEALTPTQLKRFEKAKKTFDAPVVIVTQEEATENEKSRATSKKTWSYKADNVRDFAFATSRKFIWDAQAVKLGDKTPLAMSYYPKEGNPLWGDESTKAVVNTLITYSKHTVEYPYPVAISVHTAAIGMEYPMICFNYGRPDENGEFSDRLKWGMIGVIIHEVGHNFFPMIINSDERQWTWMDEGLNTFVQSLTEKAFYPEKPLRRGEAKLIVDYMKGDKMFIRPIMTNSEQIIQFGNNAYGKPAAALSVLRETIMGPELFDYAFKTYSERWAFKHPSPADFFRTMEDASAVDLDWFWKGWFYSTDHVDVSLDKVTWYKMGVPEEETVEDKPKKGKKDKKVSEGTATDGKVLDFAEEAEVFEFKNTEDKNYFEFMNRVDDAAVKLANENKNFYELTFSNKGGLVTPLIVEWTYEDGSSETEYIPAEIWRMNENEVKKVFVKDKKVVNIVIDPNEETADTNTEDNVFPRVEKPSDFDEFKSGSN